One Candidatus Methanomethylicota archaeon DNA window includes the following coding sequences:
- a CDS encoding xanthine dehydrogenase family protein molybdopterin-binding subunit: MSEAIKLLEKWLKAEEFMIVGKSIDRVDAIDKVTGKAKFMEDYMIPGMLYAKIVMSSEPHARIKRINVERALKIPGVVKVITARDVPGENQVGYALPDQPLLAEGKVRYHGEPVAIVVAETPETAAMAASELNIEYEPLPAILDPLESMNRRDVLVHDEIGSNIAFTTKVRKGDVHKGFQKADVIVENEYRTQHQEHLYLETEGALAIPEIGGMYTIMSCAQYPHLAQAITARVLGLPTNRIRIVQPYIGGGFGGKDDTGPLVAAQAALASHLTGKPVLLIYSREESFRIHCKREQSIIKYKSGATADGILTAIDVKIIMDAGAYANRGPFILWRATMHASGPYHVENAKVDGYCVYTNKVYQGSFRGFGNPDIQFAAESQMDEIAKKLGLDPLDIRLKNILKPGMTTITGQMLDESVGIGEALRMLAERADWRRKRRMYEGDSGRYRRGIGLACGWHGISTSRGVPDWSNAIIKVNKDGGVEVYTGITEIGQGTPTTSHVQIVSEILGIPTEYITIHFGTTDAPDTGATHASRGTSIGAIGVLLAAAKLRERLTTLASEILQCHPEELKFENGRIYSKNNPEKSLKWKDLVNEAFNRGVELSSTGYFHLPKGKFDHEVGQGYAYPAYSYIINIAEVEVDVETGIVKVIRMWPAIASGRIINPKAVEGQIEGAIAQGIGLALMEKLEFDEKGAIINPNLTDYVVPTAMDMPKIEKPIFIEDLFKYGPFGAKGVGEMALIPTPAAIANAVAHAIGKRIFELPLTPEKVYFKIMEGRG; this comes from the coding sequence GTGAGTGAAGCTATAAAATTGTTGGAAAAGTGGCTTAAAGCAGAAGAATTCATGATAGTAGGTAAATCGATAGATAGAGTGGATGCCATAGACAAAGTTACTGGGAAAGCTAAATTCATGGAAGATTACATGATCCCAGGAATGTTATATGCAAAGATTGTAATGAGCAGTGAACCCCATGCAAGGATAAAGAGGATAAATGTGGAACGCGCTTTGAAAATTCCAGGGGTTGTGAAAGTTATAACGGCAAGAGATGTGCCAGGTGAAAATCAAGTTGGATACGCCCTACCAGATCAGCCACTACTAGCTGAGGGGAAGGTTAGATATCATGGGGAACCTGTGGCAATAGTGGTGGCTGAAACACCTGAAACAGCGGCAATGGCGGCATCTGAATTAAACATTGAATACGAACCACTACCAGCAATATTAGATCCATTGGAATCCATGAATAGGAGGGATGTATTAGTTCATGATGAAATTGGTAGCAATATAGCATTCACAACAAAGGTTAGGAAGGGGGATGTGCATAAAGGATTCCAGAAGGCAGACGTTATAGTGGAAAACGAGTATAGAACACAACACCAAGAACACCTATACCTAGAAACTGAGGGGGCATTAGCAATACCTGAAATTGGTGGCATGTACACTATAATGTCATGTGCACAATACCCACATTTAGCACAAGCAATAACGGCAAGAGTGCTGGGATTACCAACAAACAGGATAAGGATTGTGCAACCATACATTGGAGGAGGATTCGGTGGAAAAGATGATACAGGTCCACTGGTTGCTGCACAAGCAGCATTGGCATCCCACTTAACAGGTAAACCAGTACTACTAATATATTCTAGGGAGGAATCTTTCAGGATACATTGCAAAAGGGAGCAGAGCATAATAAAGTATAAGTCTGGAGCCACAGCAGATGGCATTCTAACAGCAATAGATGTAAAGATAATAATGGATGCAGGGGCATATGCCAATAGAGGGCCATTCATACTCTGGAGAGCTACAATGCATGCATCAGGACCATACCACGTGGAAAATGCAAAAGTAGATGGATACTGCGTATACACGAATAAAGTGTATCAAGGATCCTTCAGGGGGTTTGGGAACCCAGACATACAATTCGCAGCAGAATCACAAATGGATGAAATAGCCAAGAAATTGGGTTTAGATCCATTGGACATTAGATTAAAGAACATCCTAAAACCAGGAATGACGACAATAACAGGTCAAATGCTAGATGAATCCGTTGGAATAGGTGAAGCATTAAGAATGCTTGCAGAAAGGGCAGATTGGAGGAGGAAGAGGAGGATGTATGAAGGTGATAGTGGGAGATATCGTAGGGGGATAGGGTTAGCTTGTGGATGGCATGGTATAAGTACAAGTAGAGGAGTCCCAGACTGGTCCAATGCAATAATTAAAGTGAATAAAGATGGTGGAGTTGAAGTTTACACTGGAATAACTGAGATAGGGCAAGGGACGCCCACAACATCACATGTACAAATTGTAAGTGAAATTTTAGGGATACCAACAGAATACATAACAATACATTTCGGAACAACAGACGCCCCAGACACTGGCGCCACACATGCTTCAAGAGGTACAAGCATAGGAGCCATAGGAGTGCTATTAGCAGCAGCTAAATTAAGGGAGAGACTTACAACATTAGCCTCAGAAATACTTCAATGCCACCCAGAAGAATTGAAATTTGAAAATGGAAGAATATACTCAAAGAATAATCCAGAGAAGAGTTTGAAGTGGAAGGATCTAGTAAATGAAGCCTTCAATAGGGGGGTGGAATTATCCTCAACTGGATACTTCCATCTACCAAAGGGGAAGTTCGACCATGAAGTTGGACAAGGATATGCATATCCAGCATACAGCTACATAATAAACATAGCTGAAGTGGAAGTGGATGTGGAAACAGGTATAGTGAAGGTGATTAGGATGTGGCCAGCAATAGCTAGTGGGAGAATAATAAACCCAAAAGCCGTGGAGGGACAAATAGAGGGGGCAATAGCACAGGGAATAGGGTTAGCATTAATGGAGAAATTGGAATTCGATGAGAAGGGTGCAATAATAAATCCAAACTTAACAGACTACGTCGTTCCAACAGCAATGGATATGCCAAAAATAGAGAAACCAATATTCATTGAAGACTTATTCAAATACGGCCCCTTCGGAGCTAAGGGAGTTGGGGAAATGGCACTAATACCAACACCAGCAGCCATAGCCAATGCAGTTGCCCACGCCATTGGTAAAAGAATATTTGAACTACCATTAACACCTGAAAAAGTTTACTTCAAAATAATGGAGGGGAGGGGATAA